The following coding sequences lie in one Arachis ipaensis cultivar K30076 chromosome B05, Araip1.1, whole genome shotgun sequence genomic window:
- the LOC110262690 gene encoding uncharacterized protein LOC110262690, which produces MMESAETGACLWMVTDQKIFGIRIEKLEKLGKNEVRDWKSHLEPAPFDFHLELPEPSMSYPFIFHSKLFLLDGPTDSGTKIYQISYVGGDTLGISEAAVPGAIPPLPTGDPFYMANIQDDVYLVGYRKTPVGMETGLWVLSSRSRSGKWDSLSIPPTVLPDLGRSCPLCFVLNDKLFFHCWSAPPIYYAYDPRTLTWGKPERAFSSSDRQFHGPLVLVSSLGDVDNCRVVLTWDLRRLPCEDGVKYDIHALLVDNEDDCVRGHQFLDELCKAIQPSYFDSTSIGMNAVDLGNSKVCIIMGGLAEGIPSFSILVVELGLVQEDKQQRFLSVRVLVNQVYDTMPYLEDDRLEVLYNSFIFSLSKGIHTPKIACLQGKSPS; this is translated from the exons ATGATGGAGTCGGCGGAAACAGGAGCATGCCTGTGGATGGTGACAGACCAAAAAATCTTTGGCATCCGCATTGAGAAGTTAGAAAAATTGGGGAAGAATGAGGTTCGGGATTGGAAATCCCATCTTGAGCCGGCTCCCTTTGATTTCCATTTGGAGCTTCCAGAGCCCAGCATGTCGTATCCCTTTATCTTCCACTCGAAACTTTTCTTACTCGATGGTCCAACCGATTCTGGCACCAAGATCTACCAAATCTCCTATGTCGGCGGCGACACGTTGGGCATTTCTGAGGCAGCAGTGCCGGGCGCAATCCCTCCGCTACCGACCGGCGACCCCTTTTACATGGCAAACATTCAAGATGACGTTTACTTAGTGGGGTATCGTAAGACACCGGTAGGAATGGAGACGGGGTTATGGGTTCTAAGTTCCCGTTCCCGTTCCGGGAAATGGGATTCCTTGTCTATTCCTCCAACCGTGCTCCCTGATCTTGGTCGTTCTTGCCCTCTCTGTTTCGTGCTGAATGATAAGCTCTTCTTTCATTGCTGGTCCGCACCACCCATTTACTATGCCTACGACCCCCGAACTCTCACGTGGGGAAAACCGGAGCGCGCATTTTCTTCTTCTGATCGTCAGTTTCACGGACCCCTTGTGCTGGTGTCGTCCCTTGGGGATGTAGACAATTGCAGGGTGGTGCTGACATGGGACTTGAGGAGGCTTCCCTGCGAAGATGGTGTGAAATATGACATACACGCTTTGCTGGTGGATAATGAAGATGATTGCGTTCGTGGGCATCAATTCCTTGATGAGTTGTGTAAGGCGATTCAGCCATCCTACTTTGATAGTACGTCCATAGGAATGAACGCTGTTGACCTTGGCAACAGCAAAGTATGCATTATCATGGGTGGTCTCGCAGAAGGCATTCCATCCTTTTCCATTTTAGTAGTTGAATTAGGGTTGGTACAAGAGGACAAGCAGCAAAGGTTCTTATCTGTGCGTGTACTGGTGAATCAAGTCTACGATACGATGCCTTACTTAGAGGACGACCGTCTTGAAGTGCTCTACAACTCCTTTATTTTCTCGCTCAGCAAGGGAATCCATACTCCCAAG ATTG